Below is a genomic region from Eupeodes corollae chromosome 1, idEupCoro1.1, whole genome shotgun sequence.
CCATGACTGATTGTCAAAAAACGCTGCAACCACAAAGAGTGACTATTTGGGGCGGTTTTTGGTCTGGCAGCATCATCAGCCCATGTATAGTGTTCGCTATCGTGAGATCATTATAAACTCTTTATGGCCCGAAGTGGTAAACATGGATGTGGAGGACATGTGATTTTAACGGGACGGTAGCACTTAATACACAGCAAAAAAACAATTGCTCTTTTGCGGGTGGCTAAGTAATTTGTAgtttgtgaaagaaaagtcgtactccagcaacaattcaacaatacattaacggcatagaacctcaattatgcctcagGGTCATCGAAAAATTGGACCATCTGATGGAGGTGTGTCCCGGGTCGCGTGGCCGACATATTGATttatacataattgaaccagtacccgtggcatgatggcaAGTGCGTTGTGTCATGCCCGAGTTCTGGGGTTTGATCGCTGTCTATACcatctaaagtatttttcacgggtactgactcttgcgaggaatcgagaaattctccaaaagttatttttgtcatgaaaagtgttttctcaatttagccgtttggattcgccATAAAAACTGTAAGTCACTTCCAttactgacaacagtacttgcacacattaatggttgaaagttttaagtcacatcacccaatttattttgtacatacacaATTGAGCTATaccaataatattattataaaaatagatgaccataattttcttaacaatttgtgttatattcaaaatcaacatcggtcCTCAGAATTTAACCAACCTTTACAATGTTTGAATGAGTATTGACTATATGCCAACAATATCTACCACCATTTAAACCATTTGTACGTTGCCGTTAAAATAATCAGCAATTTGCTAACCCTATACTCACACCTACCTTTCCTTGAAATATTAAATGAGTCTCCAACAGTAAGGGATCTGGTCGAATGTTCACAATTCTAAATCCAAAGGATATATAACTAAACAAATGCACGCATATATGTAGAAGTAAACAATTGaagaatgttttcatttcaaatagaATAACTCATCTAAAAATTCGtagaattttatcaaaagaagATTTTTCCTAGAAAAACATTCTCGAAACAATAACTCTTGTTGAATATTCACTATATTTTTCTTTGCTATGGTACACTTCGTCGCAActgcaacaataacaacaacaaaaacaatttgggGGGAGAGGAGAAGGAGATTCCATCCAAAGGATATAAATTCATagtaattattattctttttgtttttttttctgtaacaaCCCTTTTTGCTTTACTCTTGTTTGTCTCTTTTATCGTGTTGTATATCTTTATCTTTGATGTTTTTAAACATATACTTAAACGGAAGTCGTTTTACAAAATGGTGGCAGAATTCTACAGGAATTCATGTGCTTCCGGCCATTgtgtctatttatttttttttttctgtttgtagTTGTTTTCtcctgtttttgaaaaatactcttGGAAAGATGGGGCAATACAATGCAAATTTGTTGCATGACAGAATTTGTATAGGTACAGCGATGCACTGGCATAGCATTCCTTCATACAAGTAGTGTCCTTATAAGGAATGTACGAGTACTCTGAGTACGAGTATATATTCCTTTTTGTATTCTTCATAATAATTTTGAgataggcgtttttttcatgtaaaattacttgtttttttttatttgtttgctgtcttttttttagttaaagtgCACATTTAAAGCCTGCTTTTTATTGTGCCTTCCTGCCAAAAGAACTTTCACATAGGAAGGCACTAGGTTCTGTCACAAAAAGGATGACAttcattattacttttttttgtttgtgatgaATTTTcttcattgttgttgttgctatatTATATCTTCTTCAGTTTTGTGTACTGATGATCCCTTGCTTTTTTGAGTTTCTTGTGAAGGAATTGTTTAATGAAAAACCAGGTTAAGGTTGAGAGGATGTAATTAAAATGAGTTATAAACTAGCTTTGGTTTATATCtttacttctttttcttttaagtaaaaCTGTTTTGTCTTTTGGTGTGTTTAATATAagagaacaaaaatttgttaaaacaaagaaaaagacaAGCAGAAGTCATAGCAATGATAAGTATATATACGTTTGTTAAAAATGTCTTAATGATTCGTTAATTAAAAAACGATACAAAAGCATAAAGTTTGCAATTAATTAGATGCAAAGGGCATTCTTGAAACTTCTCAAGGGGGTATTTTGTGCAAATTTATTTCCTcttaattgtttgtacaaaaatacaaatatttatttaaatctaagGCTTTTTTTGTGGGTGCAATAAAGCTACTTACCACTTTTTATACACCTCTTTAaaatagaagattttttgaatttaaaacccAGTCATCAAGTCATTTACATTTTTAGCATAGCTCCTTAAAGATTGAAGTGCAGAAATGAGTTTGATTTAAATCGCATTgtattgataaattttaagcaaattggCAATGGccatcaaatttttaatttctaaaaatgaatTGTCCCATCatatggttattttaaaatgccaacaaaattaacaaattaattcgTGGACAGGGTGACTAAAAAACCGTTTAAAAGTACGTatgtgtttttcaataaaatagtcGATTAATCCTAATggaaatataatacaaaattggttTTACGGAGGACTATTTTTAAATGTGGATATAGTATCATCGAATAGTCCAACATTCCCTAGATCGTCATCCGTATGAGACTACTTTATGCTGTCGATTTCGTTGAACACCGATAATAATATCATTTGCAAGACCTTTCCTTTCTACTTTAATCATTTCGGTATAGAAACTAATATCGAAATATTCAATGTTTATCCAATTCTAGTGCCTCCTACGACTTACACCAGTTTTGAAAGTACGAATTGGGACCATTTTAGAACAGAACTACATATTAGGATGACTGTCCCAATAAGTACCAACATTTCTAAGAACGACATTAAAGAGGCAATACAAGACGtgactaataaaaaaaatgcatgtgtGGAAAACCATTCAGTAACAAAAAGCACTAAAaaccttaaatacaaaaacactcACTAAAAATCTTATGAAAATTCGAACCATCTGGCTAAGaaacttaaaagaattttccataGACATTTAAACAGAGTTAACACGGAATACAAAGAGTTGTCTTCAAGAATCTAGTGCCTTATTAAAATAATCCTAGAGGTAAAATAGATTTAGACAATAATTTTAGGTCACTTTTAGGAAAATTAAAGCCTTCTCCACAAGCTTTTAAGTAAATTGACAGATTAACTGGCACAAATTTAGCCAAAACAGCCTAACATTTAATAGAGATAAACCGCCATTATGTCAATGCTTTCAAGACAGTTTATTCAGAACTCTACTCGAAAAAACACCATATTTCGACAGAAGCTTAACAAATCATGTTAACCTTATAGCAAGTGaattcaaaaacacacaaagaAACTTACCTTTACCTTTTACATCTCCAAACAAAGTCAATGCTCACTGAATAACCATTTACAACAAAAAGTTGTATGGTTGTATTTCTAACTTAATGTTGCGAAAATGTCTACACACGCTTCATGTCgcacttttttgtatatttaatcaATTCATAAATAATGGatattgaaagaaattaaagatttttgtccaatatcaatTCTACCTAATgttggaaaaagttttgaaaggatTCTAGCTGAATACCTAGACAGTTTTTGtgatgaacaaaatattatttcggCTAACCAACTCGGTTTCAGAAGAAATCATTCCACCGAACATTCATTACTGGTGCTGAATGATAGAATTGTTCAAAATcttaggaacaaaaaaaaatgttccgtTGTCTTAGATCTAGATCTAAGAAGAAGaaagggttggtggaggtgtgtactctgaacgactgaaattaagtctctcattccgccttcccaatcattgtagcgtcttccaggcggaacttttgacgATAGAAGAattcttgtcttggctcaaagaaaacgtgatatcaacatctgatatccgtattttctctgacagccaggccgctatcaaatctctggactctgtctctacaaactctataacagtccataactgtcgatcatctttaatggagatagcgcaacagtttaatattcacctttgctgggtgccgggccatagagacattccaggtaactgtaaggcagatgaactcgccaggaacggtacagtacagcccatcctaccacgtatTGCAAATACTGGCATACcgatcgctacttgtaaactgctgctaatgcaagacgctgtgaggagggcaggcactaGGTGGAActacatcaccacgtgtcaagtcacaaaaaacatctggccaacactgtatttaaaacgttcaaggtgcttgctctctctaagcagatcgcatataagctcgataataagtgtcataaccggacactgtctaataggaaagcatgccACGGGActaagcgtattctcaaatgacttttgcagaagctgaaACAGTTTATCAtattctctgcacatgccctgttctggctcgaaaacgcaataTGCATAAACTTAGCTTAACCagatataatttttgaagtcgGTTATTATGAATTCAGAAGAATATAATCATAAATTATTCAATGTATTAATGTCtcaatgaaatgaaattaattaaaatagtcGATATTAGAAGAACCTTATTATTCGAGGTGAACAAGATGCTAAATTCCTATAACCATATTCAGTTTGGATCGCCAATTAAAGGATACGCTATGAATAACTTAACCTTAATGTAAAGAATACTAAACAAAGAATGTTAGGTACAAATAAGTTATttgttctttaatatttatacacTTAAGTTTTAGATATGGCTAGCTAGGGCAAAAACCAGCaaggtttataaaaatataaatataatccCTCATGTGtgtaagcaatatttttaacttatgtaAAAATCATATCaagttttacattaaaaaatgcaACTTAACTCAGCTATTCAACTTCTTACTTGAAATTAACTGAGAcagattatttttatatttgtgtttAGTTGAATTGATTCTATGAAacctttttgtttgtattttagatACGATCCTACTGGGTAAATCAATAACTTTAAATGGTAATTATGGTTTGATTcgtatttaaaatctttaaagaataaaagaaatactTCCTCGTTGAAGTTTAGAGTTACCCAAGAACTGTAATATTACTTTTTgacttattcaaactttttgttcTCTCAATTCATTTTGAATACTTAGTGTGATTTAATAATGAACCCTTTTATGTTTTGGGTATTCGTTAATAGTAAACGTATATTTGACGGATACCCAGCAACTATCACCTTTCATAATTCTTTAAGCCAAATTTTAGAGACAATTTCGAACATGTttgcggttttttttaattctgtcttgtaagattttttttttgaaagcactTCCTATCCTAACTGGTTATCAATTTGGCGGTTTCAGAAGTATAGGTCTTGAATTCGACATCTTAGttgtaaaaccaatttttttttcttacttacatcaatggatttttttatttctgagcCGTATATACTTGGAAATACTTAAAAGCCAAGTATAAGGTTGAATACATTGATTATTTATGTAGAAAAATGTGTCTTAAGTTTTCTACcatgtgtttcttttttcagcgattttttaaattgttctaaGTTTCCAGATCAtagaaaatattcataaataaaatttagttacgaattattaatttataaccaaattgtttgttatttctaaattgtttgaatccCTTGTCTGTGATATTACTTCTTTCAATTGTTCGTCTGTTAtaatgtgaaaatcaacataGAGTTatgaaaaaatctacaaataaaaatttattcaaattctctactttttgttttaatgcatTCGAAAAACACTCTCAAGTCGAATATATCTGTACAGTCTTTAGCAAGgcaactgaaaaattaattaataaattaagtaaaattgtaCTTAACGACGGTTTCGTTAAGTAGATTTTGTCATAACGTTAGATATTATAGCGTCATGTTTAGAAGACAcccttcatgtcaatttaaagttCATTCTGGCATtcctcaagggagtcacctgGGTCCATtgcttgttattttatttatttatgatttgctatagttttaaataaacctttttcGCTAATCTATGCCAATgatgttaaaattgttgaattatTACAAGAATCAATTTTGGGAATATTGCAAAAAAtcgattgattttaaatattgtcaaaTGTAagtcaatgtgttttacacgaaagcgttttataataaattatggcTATAAGTTGAATTCGTCACTTTTTGATTGATAATCCAGTTTTTCTGACTTTGGTGTTGTGCTAGActcaaaattaacataaaatgatcactaaaattatattataaaaataaaagtttaaaaaaacagttgGTTTCGTCAAAAGATTTTCACAAGAGTTCAGTGGTCcatatgatattaaaattcaGTGTGATTCTTTTGTCAGGCCAATTCTTGATCACTCTTACGTTTATAGACGCCATACTATtccatttatattaatatatttaaaagaaagtattcaacttaaatttttaagattctACTTTCGTTTTTGTGCTGGGCCTTTTAGACCTTTATTACTCGCAAAGGATCAAAGGCTCCTTTGTTAAATCACCCTTTTTTTTTCTAGTCAAAGAgggtgtttaaaattttgctttttatCAAGATAAATTTACCCCTTAGAACTATTTTTTAGTATATCGAAGTATAGGGTTAATAGTCCCATTAATCAATTTATcagtaaatttaacaaataatctACACTCATTGACTCTTAAAGGGACAATCtcaaatctttaaatttaatttaatattaatttaatattaatttaaactatGAGTAGTTAAACTTATgttagttttaagtcaatatgtGAGCTTTAGCTTCCATAAATGTAgctaaatatgaaataaaatcaaaaataagtttaaaaatgttagcaTGGATTGTTTGTAAAtggttatttttgtagaaaacaaaatttcttattcttttaatttttttttcaaatttcactGGTAGTTTTAATACATAATCTtatctcatattttttttataaaattaaatacaactaAGTGAATTTGTATACGAATcaccttttcatttttttactgTGAGGTTTTTAACATGTATTTTGTTAATAACTTCACCATTTCTTGATCAAaccattctttttaaaataaactatatGGTAgcataattgaaaacaaagttgtaaagtaagaataatatttatcaaacatttttagtcACAAATTTTcaactagaaattaaaaaaatacatataaaagcCGACAAATTAAGTCGTACATACTTCCAAAAGAAATTTCGaaagaaaagcaaaaatatCGAATGAACAAACGTTAACAATCAAAAACTAACCATTTTTTAGgatcaaacaaatttcaagcaGAAACGTTTATTAAAGAACATTAATATCACATATTTGtgtcttacatttttttttaagtaactaCAATTAATTACACATTGTTGTGTTATCCTATTCTTAAACATTGTGTGTTTTAATATACCCGCATTTTTAACTACAGAATTTTGACTAActaaaattttgctatacactttttttcaaaatttcaaataatatacCACATTTCTGTCGGTTCCACTTTGTTCAAAACCATGGAACTTTCAAAAGGAAGGAACATAAACTTTGCATAATATTATGCAAAACGCATTTTTAGGCTTAAAAACATAAGCTAGTGAAGTGGAAAAAagtctgttttctttttgtttgattttgttgaatGACATTAATTAAATCGtgatttttagcaatttacattattaaaaagcatcgtatttattgaaattgttaatgTCATAAACATAGTTgctatcttttttcaaaaaacattattaattcttttaagttttgtcTAGATCGAAATCCATAGACTAATTcaaattctatacaaaatatttatatttcataatcttttttcaagaaatcagCAAACCActtgtaaaacttaaaattgaacttAGGTCAACGCAAAATTGGGTAACACATAAAATCATTTCCATATTCTaggaattaatataaaatttcccAATTtacgaaattttcaattaaaatgtttacccTCTCAATTTTCAATATTACATAAAAAGTGTGtcacacaaattaattttagacaGAATTAAAGTATgtcagaaaattaaacaaaaaacccttaaaaccgcacaatcaaaaatattaatattacgAAAAAACACTAAATAATAACTAGGCGGCACTTCACTCACAGAAATTGCTTATGCGACAATTTGGCACacttcattttttaaagaataagtcAAGAACGGTGCTTGAATCAAATTACTATAAAATGTGTATTCAATGCTCAGCACAACCATCAGTTCTTCGTGCCTTGTACACTAACTAACCACACACCTTTCTCATCATGAAATTCTTCGCTGCTTTGATTGCCTTCGCCGCTGTTGTCTGCGTTGTTTTGGCCGATAAAATGGACAAGAACAAGGACGGTATGGTAGCATCTAGCTATGGTGCTGCTGCCCCCAGCTATGGTGGTGCTTCATACTCAGCTCCACCATGCCCCAAGAACTACCTTTTCAGCTGTCAACCAAACTTGGCTCCAGTTCCATGTGCCGCTGGTGGATATGCCGGAGCTTACTCCGAGCAAGTTCCACAATACTTGCTGCCACAAAACGCTTACCAACAATACAATCAACAATACTGAGGATAAACTTTAACTGCTATCAACAGCATTGTTTTGGGCTACTGGAAACTATTATAAGCTGGACTTTGTTAGCTGTTTGTTTTGGctttattgttataaaataaaaacgcaaTGATTTTGAatggatacaaaaaaatattagtttttccttttttttttgttttctggttATTCTGGTTTTCTTTGGGTTGAAAACACTTTACTCTGAGgaattttgtggttttttgtatattttgtttttgttcttgaaaaaaatgttcatttaagcCTTTTTGGTATTGATTCGCAGAAAATTGAGAGAAAGTATTTCTTAAGaatatttctaataatttgAGGGATAATATTCTGAAGAAATGTTTTATCGAAATTAATTCCTTGAAGTGCTCAAAGATTTCGTTTATGTTATGATTCCATAAATATCCataaattctttaatatttgtttattaaattaaaacttctaGTTAAACCCTTTGTATATGATGAAAAGTATCATAAGAAGTGACTTTTGGATCTGGGcacgaacttaaaaaaaactgacatttgATAATTTACACAGAGCTCGACTAAGGTCAGACTAAAGTTAAGACAATTCTGTAtccttctttttaaatataaacaaaaagatttgGAGAAACGAGAATACCACTGGAATAAACaaacagaggtgggttttttaatattttcgaagCAATCGTCGCAAAAATGAAGCTATCTTAATTCTTCATCAAAGTATGAAATTCACTGTTAGATTTCCAAAATGTCTTTTTCAGTAATTTGATTCAACAGTAAcgcattgtttaaaaaaatccaagtaaAATAAGTAGGAAAGataaaaaaatgagaatttagAATTAAGGGCATGAACTTTGTCATTTGAAGAAAAGTAACTCTTTTATTGAATCCGGTATTTCTGATTTGTTTGTTACTTGTTTAtgataggttaggtaaggttaggttaaagtgactgccaagatggaaacggacacactaagaccagtttaatggcccattgtgataccacatgaatcttgaggcttcctcttaagctcaatggaaccagattgagtcccttacgaaacgtgagaggctgattatgctgatatgaattagatcgttaaagaagaattttcttagataattcttttgttttcgagccagagcagggtatgtacagagaagatgaagaattgtttcctcctcttcatCGTCCATAAAGATTCGgcgctttcctattagacagtgtccggttatgacacccattatagagcttatatgcgatctgctaagagatagcaagcaccttgaaagttttaaatccagtgttggccagatcttttttgtgacctgacacgtggtaatgttgttccacctggtgcctgccctcctcacagcgtcttgcattagcaacagtttacaagtagcgattggtatgccaataTTTGCAatacgtggtaggatgggctacACTGTACCGTTCCTAGCGAGTTCGGAAAGTATTTGGTACACAGAGAAGAAATTGAGTTCAACATGAAGCACATTTTGTGAGCTAGAAGTCATAGGGTGTGTATCAGTTTATCGGCAAAAAGATTTTTGTCATGTTTAGTTTAGACCATGATTTCGAAAAACttggattttttataagatcGCCGTCATAAATACCTGGACAGTAAAAATTGGATCTACCTAATTTACGGAAAGACTTTTTTctccatagaaaaaaaaagatcaattgtTTCAAATGTTCTCAagaactaaaatatcttttttatttgggTCTTTGGTGTTTATTAAATCAAACATTTGatcatatgcaaaatttttTCAGAGCAATAAAGTGAAAATCATTTCATTGCTtgaattataacttttttaacaagaaGTAGAAGTAACTTCGAGTTTTTAATGTGATTGTATAGAATCATTCATTAAAAGGTTTCAATTTAGTAGCAATCCAACAACAATTT
It encodes:
- the LOC129939275 gene encoding vitelline membrane protein Vm26Aa-like — its product is MKFFAALIAFAAVVCVVLADKMDKNKDGMVASSYGAAAPSYGGASYSAPPCPKNYLFSCQPNLAPVPCAAGGYAGAYSEQVPQYLLPQNAYQQYNQQY